The Candidatus Latescibacter sp. genome window below encodes:
- a CDS encoding ABC transporter permease — translation MKALKYIIKKEFIQLSRTRAMIGITLGMPIFQLIILGFAVSGDVIHVPTALIDLDNSRLSRTLSGKLENTRYLDIKYHSRNLRDSDRYLEENKAILAITIPRNFEQDITRGKRPAIMVKADAQNTNIALTGSGYVRRILQSWITSLTPGGVMPVALHMINTESRVWYNPELKQTWFMVPGILVLLVTIITMLLTGLAIVREREIGTLEQLMVTPITRTELILGKTIPFAIIGMLDMALALAVAKVIYQIPIAGSIFLFFGLALIYIFCTLGLGILVSTIAHTQQQALFLDWYIMVFCIIMSGFFLPLENMPKFIYPLTYINPVRYFMTIVRELFLKGAGFADLLGPTAALAGLAVILMTAAVIRFNKRLG, via the coding sequence ATGAAAGCGCTGAAATATATCATCAAAAAGGAATTCATCCAGCTCAGCCGTACCCGCGCCATGATCGGTATAACCCTGGGTATGCCGATATTTCAGCTTATCATCCTCGGTTTTGCGGTATCCGGCGATGTCATTCATGTGCCGACCGCCCTGATCGACCTTGACAATTCCCGGTTGAGCCGCACCCTGTCGGGCAAATTAGAGAACACCCGCTATCTCGACATCAAATACCACTCCAGAAACCTCCGTGACAGCGACCGATACCTCGAAGAAAACAAGGCCATTCTCGCAATAACCATCCCCCGCAATTTCGAACAGGACATCACCCGGGGGAAACGTCCGGCAATCATGGTGAAAGCAGACGCCCAGAACACCAATATCGCGCTTACCGGCTCCGGATATGTCCGCCGCATTCTCCAGTCCTGGATCACATCGCTTACCCCCGGAGGCGTCATGCCTGTCGCACTCCACATGATCAACACGGAGAGCCGGGTCTGGTACAATCCGGAGCTGAAACAGACCTGGTTCATGGTTCCGGGGATACTCGTCCTGCTTGTGACCATCATAACCATGCTGCTCACCGGACTGGCCATTGTGAGGGAACGTGAGATCGGAACCCTGGAGCAGCTTATGGTCACCCCCATCACCCGCACCGAGCTTATCCTCGGGAAAACCATCCCGTTCGCCATCATCGGCATGCTGGATATGGCATTGGCGCTCGCGGTGGCAAAGGTTATCTATCAGATACCGATCGCCGGTTCGATTTTCCTCTTTTTCGGGCTGGCGCTCATTTATATATTTTGTACGCTCGGTTTGGGAATCCTGGTTTCCACAATCGCCCATACCCAGCAGCAGGCGCTTTTCCTGGACTGGTACATCATGGTGTTCTGTATCATTATGAGCGGTTTTTTTCTTCCCCTGGAAAACATGCCGAAATTTATATACCCATTGACCTACATCAATCCCGTCCGGTATTTTATGACAATCGTCCGCGAGCTTTTCCTCAAAGGGGCCGGTTTTGCCGATCTCCTGGGGCCGACAGCCGCGCTCGCAGGACTGGCGGTGATTCTCATGACCGCTGCGGTAATCCGGTTCAACAAGAGACTGGGATGA
- a CDS encoding ABC transporter permease translates to MIRRLFAIIHKEINHILRDPRTLIVLFAMPATMVVLFGFALNMDIEHIPIAVIDRDNTPESRDFIRAFTGSKYFSVKYRIDTADQVENLFRNRKIKAALVIPDGFGKDFAARPEADIQLLVDGSDPTYGQAVVNYSSAIAITYSVSSPAAARLIPVDIRDIFLYNPDLKGSNFITPGLVAVILMMACALLTSITIAREKETGTMDVLMVSPVRPIEIVVGKVIPYVGVSLINAVFILTFAKLVFNIPLRGDLVLLLGLSVIYVYCALGIGLFISSIAKSQQVAMMAALVATIMPSILLSGFMFPIFSMPAPIRIITYLVPAKYYLEIIRGILLKSSTFSQLQGQVLFLAVLGTAFVIIASLRFKTRVQ, encoded by the coding sequence ATGATACGGCGGCTGTTTGCCATTATCCATAAGGAAATCAATCATATCCTCCGGGATCCGCGGACTTTGATCGTTCTTTTTGCCATGCCGGCGACAATGGTGGTGCTGTTCGGGTTCGCGCTCAACATGGATATCGAACACATTCCCATCGCAGTGATTGACCGCGACAATACCCCTGAATCGCGTGACTTTATCAGGGCGTTTACCGGATCAAAATACTTTTCGGTCAAATACCGGATCGATACCGCCGATCAGGTGGAAAACCTCTTCAGAAACCGCAAGATCAAAGCAGCGCTGGTGATACCCGATGGTTTCGGCAAAGATTTCGCTGCAAGGCCGGAAGCGGACATTCAGCTTTTGGTGGACGGCTCCGACCCGACCTATGGCCAGGCGGTGGTAAATTATTCAAGCGCCATAGCCATCACCTATTCGGTGAGCAGTCCGGCAGCCGCCCGTCTGATTCCGGTGGATATCCGGGATATATTCCTGTACAATCCCGATCTCAAAGGCTCCAATTTCATCACTCCCGGACTGGTGGCGGTCATCCTGATGATGGCCTGCGCCCTTCTCACGTCCATCACCATCGCCCGTGAGAAAGAAACAGGCACCATGGATGTACTGATGGTCTCGCCGGTTCGCCCCATCGAGATTGTGGTCGGCAAAGTCATCCCTTATGTCGGAGTATCGCTGATCAATGCTGTGTTCATCCTCACTTTCGCAAAGCTGGTGTTTAATATTCCACTGCGGGGAGACCTCGTTCTCCTCCTGGGATTGAGCGTTATTTACGTATACTGCGCGCTCGGAATCGGGCTGTTCATTTCAAGCATAGCCAAAAGCCAGCAGGTGGCTATGATGGCGGCTCTCGTTGCCACCATCATGCCATCCATCCTGCTTTCCGGATTCATGTTTCCCATTTTCAGCATGCCTGCCCCCATCCGGATTATCACCTATCTCGTACCGGCGAAATATTACCTTGAAATCATCCGTGGAATTCTGCTCAAATCGAGCACATTCAGCCAGCTCCAGGGCCAGGTGCTGTTCCTGGCAGTCCTGGGGACAGCCTTCGTTATCATCGCCTCCCTCCGTTTCAAAACGAGAGTCCAATGA
- a CDS encoding ABC transporter ATP-binding protein — protein sequence MPNEHAIVVRELSRKFGDFTAVDRISFTVDRGEVFGFLGANGAGKTTAIRMLNGILLPTSGSATVAGYDIAAEQENVRRNIGYMSQKFSLYEDMTVEENLSFYGGVYGMNTKAAREARERLYDRLSLGDIRNRLTASLPVGWKQRTSLACAIQHNPKIIFLDEPTGGVDPVSRRAFWDIIYELSEQQVTIFVTTHYMDEAEYCGRISIMHSGKILALGSPAELKREYNLPTIEDVFVHLAGGRS from the coding sequence ATGCCGAATGAACATGCCATCGTCGTTCGGGAGCTGTCCCGCAAGTTCGGGGATTTTACAGCGGTCGACCGCATTTCGTTTACTGTTGACCGGGGCGAGGTTTTCGGATTCCTCGGAGCGAACGGCGCCGGCAAAACCACCGCCATCCGTATGCTGAACGGAATACTCCTTCCCACTTCCGGTTCTGCCACAGTTGCGGGATATGATATCGCCGCAGAACAGGAGAATGTGCGACGGAACATCGGCTACATGTCGCAAAAGTTCAGCCTGTACGAAGACATGACAGTGGAGGAAAATCTCTCGTTTTACGGCGGCGTGTACGGTATGAACACAAAAGCGGCCCGTGAGGCTAGGGAGCGTCTCTATGACCGGCTCAGTCTGGGAGATATTCGTAACCGGCTCACCGCCTCGCTGCCGGTGGGGTGGAAACAGCGGACATCGCTGGCCTGCGCTATACAGCACAATCCCAAAATCATCTTCCTCGACGAGCCGACCGGGGGAGTTGACCCCGTGAGCCGCAGAGCTTTCTGGGACATCATTTATGAACTCTCCGAGCAGCAGGTTACCATTTTTGTGACTACCCATTACATGGACGAAGCCGAATACTGCGGACGGATATCCATTATGCATTCGGGTAAGATTCTGGCTTTGGGCAGCCCGGCCGAACTGAAGCGGGAGTATAATCTGCCGACCATCGAGGATGTTTTTGTCCATCTGGCGGGAGGCCGGTCATGA
- a CDS encoding ABC transporter ATP-binding protein gives MDAVNVQALRKTYGEIEALRNLTFTVEKGTMYGLIGPDGAGKSTFMRIAACLLFQSGGRVEIGGFDTLKQAKEVKGVIGYMPQRFSLYPDLSVAENLVFFAELFGVRKKEREARMERLLGFSRLGPFVKRRAGDLSGGMKQKLALSCTLIHTPEVLFLDEPTTGVDPVSRREFWHILADIKKAGTTIVVSTPYMDEAERCDRVGFINLGRLIREGAPADFPGQFRRQILAVRAPEIVKRARRLPFPGLVLSRKTFGDRLHLTVEDAEAAAPVIRSFLAENGIENISVERVAPSMEDIFVEDMTHAE, from the coding sequence ATGGATGCAGTGAACGTGCAGGCTCTCCGCAAAACCTACGGAGAGATCGAGGCGCTGAGGAATCTGACCTTCACAGTGGAAAAGGGAACCATGTACGGCCTCATCGGGCCGGACGGCGCCGGGAAATCCACATTCATGCGGATAGCGGCCTGCCTTCTTTTCCAGAGCGGAGGGAGGGTGGAGATAGGCGGTTTCGATACTCTGAAGCAGGCGAAAGAGGTGAAGGGAGTAATCGGATACATGCCCCAGCGATTCAGCCTGTATCCCGACCTGAGCGTGGCGGAAAACCTGGTATTTTTTGCCGAACTTTTCGGGGTGCGTAAAAAAGAGCGCGAGGCCCGAATGGAACGGCTCCTCGGATTTTCACGGTTGGGACCGTTTGTGAAACGGCGGGCGGGGGATCTTTCGGGCGGCATGAAGCAGAAGCTCGCTCTCTCCTGCACCCTGATTCATACCCCGGAGGTGCTGTTCCTCGACGAACCGACCACGGGAGTGGACCCGGTATCGCGGCGCGAGTTCTGGCACATACTGGCGGATATCAAGAAAGCAGGCACCACCATCGTGGTGTCTACTCCTTACATGGACGAGGCGGAGCGGTGCGACCGGGTGGGATTCATCAACCTGGGAAGACTTATCCGTGAAGGGGCGCCCGCAGATTTTCCGGGACAGTTCCGGCGCCAGATTCTCGCGGTCCGCGCCCCTGAGATTGTGAAACGCGCCCGGCGCCTGCCGTTTCCCGGCCTCGTGCTCTCCAGGAAAACCTTCGGAGACCGCCTTCATCTCACCGTCGAGGATGCGGAGGCCGCCGCGCCGGTCATCCGCAGTTTTCTCGCAGAGAACGGGATAGAGAATATATCGGTGGAGCGCGTCGCGCCCTCGATGGAGGATATTTTCGTGGAGGACATGACCCATGCCGAATGA
- a CDS encoding efflux RND transporter periplasmic adaptor subunit, which yields MTRAVLYLAGLCIVIFPSCAKKTERSFTGSGTIEATEVIVSAQARGELLAVNLHRGDVVKKDQLLAVIDVQDLKLQRQAAAASLNELEWNRKTLEQDIAAAVETVKQASISLDNLTVTRGRVAGLYKENAATKDRLDKVETEYSLGQSRLEAARKQLAGIKTRLSMLGATREKILDTLKVLDNQIGKENVPSPLDGVVITKSVEKGEVVNFGTPICSIADLSSVWLLIYVGEDMTGRIKVGGKAQVRVDSHPNTLFDGAVTWISPKAEFTPKNVQTRESRVDLVYAVKITLPNPEGIFKIGMPAEAYIAGL from the coding sequence ATGACTAGAGCAGTGTTGTACCTGGCGGGCTTGTGCATCGTTATCTTTCCGTCATGCGCTAAAAAAACGGAAAGGTCGTTCACCGGCTCGGGCACTATCGAGGCAACCGAAGTAATTGTGAGCGCCCAGGCCAGAGGGGAGCTTCTGGCCGTAAATCTCCATCGGGGTGATGTGGTCAAAAAAGATCAGCTACTCGCGGTGATCGATGTGCAAGATCTTAAACTCCAGCGTCAGGCCGCTGCCGCCAGCCTGAACGAGCTCGAGTGGAACCGTAAAACACTCGAACAGGATATCGCCGCCGCAGTAGAGACAGTAAAACAGGCCTCCATAAGCCTGGATAATCTCACCGTGACCCGCGGCCGCGTTGCCGGACTATACAAGGAAAACGCAGCCACGAAGGATCGTCTGGACAAGGTGGAAACCGAGTATTCCCTTGGTCAATCCCGGCTTGAAGCCGCCCGGAAACAATTGGCCGGAATAAAAACCCGGTTGAGCATGCTCGGCGCCACCCGTGAAAAAATCCTGGATACCCTCAAAGTCCTGGACAATCAGATCGGGAAAGAAAATGTGCCGAGTCCCCTGGACGGCGTGGTGATCACCAAGTCCGTGGAAAAGGGGGAGGTGGTAAATTTCGGAACTCCCATCTGCTCCATAGCGGATTTGTCCAGCGTCTGGCTCTTGATCTATGTAGGGGAGGACATGACAGGCAGGATCAAGGTGGGGGGAAAGGCACAGGTGCGGGTCGATTCCCATCCGAATACTCTGTTCGACGGCGCAGTGACCTGGATTTCTCCGAAAGCAGAATTCACGCCGAAAAATGTCCAGACCAGGGAATCGCGGGTGGATCTGGTGTATGCGGTTAAAATCACCCTGCCGAACCCGGAAGGAATTTTCAAGATAGGGATGCCGGCGGAAGCCTATATCGCGGGGTTGTGA
- a CDS encoding TolC family protein, whose translation MKRIYLLFIPALFILSGAPAGGEVWTLDRTVSSAVSASNSAAVNRLDAEGALIDALSAKMNWYPTLSLAGSAGYVNKVMEINLPGKTIQFGGNDSYDFKVRLNQLVYDGGRLNALREAGTYRSEMSLHQAEAVELAAEFQAKTAFFSIAAAQENIKAAEQSILAAKNHLQDIAALHGQGMALEEDVLSAKLLISQAEMGMVTQQGNLERARAAFRKVVGLKPGEEVAIRRDEKEEAGSGTASAEEAFKRSIPLRPEFKAYEASLAAAEKTARSVRADLYPNVGLSGSFSYGKPGLNLPSNQWMTYVSGGVAMNWTFWDWGRVNREVEKAEITRQKTLKNREDLKLTVAQQVSDALSAYKEARERASLAKESADYAKRHLALVAKSFKQGMATENDFVGAHALYTRSLYDSAASDIAVKISAAQIEYVLGIRYRGGKHD comes from the coding sequence ATGAAAAGAATATATCTGCTTTTTATTCCCGCACTATTCATCTTGTCAGGAGCGCCCGCAGGAGGCGAGGTATGGACGCTTGACCGGACAGTGAGCTCTGCGGTGAGCGCATCCAACAGCGCTGCGGTGAACCGTCTCGACGCCGAAGGGGCACTGATCGATGCGCTCTCTGCAAAGATGAACTGGTATCCCACACTCTCGCTCGCCGGAAGCGCCGGTTACGTGAACAAGGTCATGGAAATAAACCTGCCTGGTAAAACCATTCAATTCGGCGGCAACGACAGTTACGATTTCAAAGTCCGGCTCAACCAGCTCGTGTACGACGGGGGCCGTCTGAACGCGCTCCGTGAGGCCGGAACATACCGCTCCGAAATGAGCCTGCACCAGGCAGAGGCTGTAGAACTGGCGGCAGAATTCCAGGCCAAAACAGCGTTTTTCAGCATCGCAGCCGCCCAGGAGAATATCAAAGCCGCGGAGCAGTCCATCCTGGCAGCGAAAAATCATCTCCAGGACATCGCCGCCCTTCACGGGCAGGGAATGGCTCTGGAAGAGGATGTGCTTTCTGCAAAGCTGCTTATCTCCCAGGCGGAGATGGGCATGGTCACCCAGCAGGGGAATCTTGAGCGCGCCAGGGCCGCATTCCGCAAGGTGGTCGGTCTGAAACCTGGCGAGGAGGTCGCCATCCGCCGGGATGAGAAGGAAGAAGCCGGGTCCGGCACGGCAAGCGCGGAGGAGGCATTCAAACGGAGTATCCCTCTGAGGCCGGAATTCAAGGCATACGAGGCGTCTCTGGCCGCAGCGGAAAAGACCGCCAGGAGCGTGCGCGCTGATCTCTATCCCAATGTGGGCTTATCCGGATCCTTCAGTTACGGGAAGCCGGGGCTTAATCTCCCCTCCAACCAGTGGATGACCTATGTATCCGGCGGGGTGGCCATGAACTGGACATTCTGGGACTGGGGAAGGGTGAACCGTGAGGTGGAGAAAGCAGAAATTACCCGCCAGAAAACTCTGAAAAACCGTGAGGATCTCAAGCTGACGGTCGCCCAGCAGGTTTCGGATGCGCTTTCCGCTTATAAGGAAGCCAGGGAGCGGGCCAGTCTTGCAAAGGAATCCGCCGACTACGCCAAACGTCACCTTGCCCTGGTCGCCAAATCTTTCAAGCAGGGTATGGCCACCGAAAATGACTTTGTCGGTGCGCACGCACTGTACACCAGATCGCTCTATGACAGCGCCGCCTCGGACATAGCAGTAAAGATAAGCGCGGCGCAGATCGAATATGTCCTGGGAATACGATACAGGGGAGGGAAACATGACTAG
- a CDS encoding TetR/AcrR family transcriptional regulator — protein sequence MDTERDARQRILDAAAELFGERGKTAVSTAEIARKATINKAMIFYYFGSKEKLYQAALRAWFSDLTGTVLEKLAGTEPGLSMIEAFVRAHIGYLLKRPAMVKLVIRELLSHDSSPNPLLSEGMGGFLTIRDKLFESFLIAKARGEIRDVDPIHTAVNIISMDIFFFLGKPIVKMINSDVDLNEFGRNRVNHIIDLLMNGLRKRPELQPPKSPEGGFKRLQNNE from the coding sequence ATGGACACCGAAAGAGACGCCCGGCAACGCATCCTTGATGCCGCGGCTGAACTTTTCGGAGAGCGCGGCAAAACAGCGGTGAGCACCGCCGAAATCGCGCGTAAGGCCACCATCAACAAGGCCATGATCTTTTATTATTTCGGCTCCAAGGAAAAACTGTACCAGGCGGCGCTTCGGGCGTGGTTTTCCGACCTTACCGGGACTGTTCTGGAAAAGCTTGCGGGGACTGAACCCGGCCTGTCCATGATCGAGGCCTTTGTGCGTGCTCACATCGGTTATCTCCTGAAACGTCCGGCCATGGTTAAACTCGTTATCCGTGAATTGCTTTCCCATGACAGCTCTCCGAATCCCCTGCTTTCGGAGGGCATGGGGGGATTCCTCACTATCCGTGACAAGCTGTTTGAATCGTTCCTTATTGCCAAGGCTCGCGGAGAAATACGCGATGTCGATCCCATCCATACGGCAGTGAATATAATCAGCATGGATATTTTCTTTTTCCTCGGCAAGCCGATTGTCAAAATGATCAACAGCGATGTTGATCTCAATGAATTCGGGCGAAACCGGGTGAACCATATCATAGACCTGCTCATGAACGGATTACGCAAACGACCGGAACTACAGCCCCCTAAATCCCCCGAAGGGGGATTTAAAAGACTGCAAAACAATGAATAA
- a CDS encoding T9SS type A sorting domain-containing protein — protein MHKIQCILILFLLPLMHGGVAHAQWIQTNGIFSGRINCFALSGTNLFAGTYGGAFLSTNEGTSWTATGLTNTVVLALAVSATNLFAGTNGGVFLSTNNGTTWTAVNTGLTNTDVFSLAVSETNLFAGTYGGGVFLSANNGTTWTAVNTGLANKYISSFAVSGTNLFAGTQGGVFLSTNNGTSWTAINTGLTNSQVYSLAVSGTNLFAGVGGGVFFSTINDKSWTAVNTGLTNINVRSLIVSATNLFVGTNGGGVFLSTNNGTSWTAINTGLTNTNVYSLAVSGMNLFAGTDGGGVWRLPLSDLITGVEDVKGGMPNIFSMEQNYPNPFNPKTVIKYSLKNAGMVNLKVYNILGQDVATLVNKTQTPGQYEVEFNAQNLTSGIYFYSLTAGSFTETRKLILLR, from the coding sequence ATGCATAAAATACAATGTATTCTAATCCTGTTCTTGCTTCCACTGATGCATGGAGGCGTTGCTCACGCCCAATGGATTCAAACAAACGGAATCTTCAGCGGTAGGATAAATTGTTTTGCCTTGAGCGGTACAAATCTATTTGCAGGAACATATGGTGGTGCTTTTCTCTCTACCAACGAGGGCACGAGCTGGACTGCGACCGGCTTGACGAACACTGTAGTACTTGCCCTTGCGGTGAGCGCTACGAATCTCTTTGCGGGAACTAATGGTGGTGTCTTTCTCTCAACCAACAATGGCACGACTTGGACTGCCGTCAACACGGGGCTGACGAATACTGATGTTTTCTCTCTTGCTGTCAGCGAGACGAACCTCTTTGCGGGAACGTATGGTGGAGGCGTCTTTCTCTCCGCCAACAACGGCACGACTTGGACTGCCGTCAACACCGGGCTGGCAAATAAATATATTTCATCTTTCGCTGTCAGCGGCACGAATCTCTTTGCGGGAACACAGGGTGGTGTTTTTCTCTCCACCAACAACGGCACGAGCTGGACTGCCATCAACACAGGGTTGACAAATTCTCAAGTTTACTCTCTTGCTGTCAGCGGTACGAATCTCTTTGCGGGAGTTGGTGGTGGCGTTTTTTTCTCCACCATCAACGACAAGAGTTGGACTGCTGTCAATACGGGGCTGACTAATATTAATGTTCGGTCTCTTATTGTCAGCGCTACGAATCTCTTTGTAGGAACTAATGGTGGTGGTGTCTTTCTCTCAACCAACAACGGCACGAGCTGGACTGCCATCAACACAGGGCTTACAAACACTAATGTCTACTCTCTTGCTGTCAGCGGGATGAACCTCTTTGCAGGAACTGATGGTGGTGGTGTATGGCGACTGCCATTATCAGATTTAATCACCGGAGTGGAGGATGTGAAAGGCGGAATGCCCAATATATTCTCTATGGAACAGAATTACCCCAATCCTTTCAATCCGAAAACAGTAATTAAATACTCACTAAAAAATGCAGGGATGGTAAATCTAAAAGTTTATAATATTCTTGGGCAGGACGTTGCAACACTTGTAAACAAAACCCAAACGCCGGGACAATATGAAGTAGAATTCAATGCTCAAAATCTGACAAGCGGAATCTATTTCTACAGTTTGACCGCCGGCTCATTTACTGAAACAAGGAAACTTATTTTGCTCAGATGA
- a CDS encoding threonine synthase: MNRLFCTSCNASFSLDEPIWRCPCGGLLDLEFAAEFPREKIAGRAHCLWRYREAIPLRNDRNIVSLGEGFTPLTEAAVYGRRVLFKQDHLCPSGSFKDRGATALASKAKELGIARMVEDSSGNAGCALAAYAARAGIDCEIYVPAGASGAKLAQIRAYGAVLHTVPGPRENAGVAALKAAQTAYYASHSCNPFFFQGTKTVAYEICEQLGWRAPDTLVTPVGNGTLLLGAYIGFADLMNAGIIGRLPRLVAVQAAQCAPLYRAFREVREEIPFTAKVPTAAEGIAVANPVRARQIVEAVKTTGGEILAAGEEEIAAAWRDAGRLGFYIEPTAAAVIAGLKQYIPTTGRDEVIVAVLTGHGLKSWY; encoded by the coding sequence ATGAACCGACTTTTCTGTACTTCCTGCAATGCTTCGTTTTCATTGGATGAGCCGATCTGGCGGTGTCCCTGCGGGGGGCTTTTGGATCTGGAGTTCGCCGCGGAGTTTCCACGTGAGAAAATTGCCGGGAGGGCGCACTGTCTTTGGCGTTACAGGGAGGCGATCCCCCTCCGCAACGACCGTAACATTGTCTCCCTGGGCGAAGGGTTCACCCCGCTGACCGAGGCGGCGGTTTACGGGCGCAGAGTGCTGTTCAAGCAGGATCACCTGTGTCCCAGCGGCTCGTTCAAAGATCGCGGTGCGACGGCGCTTGCAAGCAAGGCGAAGGAGCTGGGTATCGCCCGCATGGTGGAGGATTCCTCGGGAAACGCCGGCTGCGCGCTGGCGGCATACGCGGCGAGGGCGGGAATCGATTGCGAGATTTATGTTCCTGCAGGCGCTTCCGGGGCGAAACTGGCGCAGATACGGGCGTACGGGGCTGTTCTCCACACCGTTCCCGGACCGCGGGAGAATGCAGGCGTGGCGGCGCTCAAGGCTGCCCAGACCGCATACTATGCGAGCCATTCCTGTAACCCCTTCTTTTTCCAGGGGACGAAGACAGTCGCCTATGAAATCTGCGAACAGCTAGGCTGGAGAGCGCCCGATACCCTGGTGACGCCTGTGGGGAACGGCACTCTTCTCCTCGGAGCGTACATCGGGTTTGCCGATCTTATGAACGCCGGAATCATAGGACGGCTCCCAAGGCTCGTTGCGGTGCAGGCAGCGCAGTGCGCTCCCCTGTACCGGGCCTTCCGGGAGGTCAGGGAAGAAATCCCCTTTACCGCAAAAGTGCCCACAGCCGCCGAAGGAATTGCAGTGGCCAACCCGGTGCGCGCCAGGCAGATTGTGGAGGCGGTGAAAACTACCGGAGGAGAAATTCTCGCCGCCGGGGAGGAGGAGATTGCCGCCGCATGGCGGGATGCCGGCCGGTTGGGGTTCTACATCGAGCCGACCGCCGCCGCAGTGATAGCGGGGCTGAAACAGTATATACCCACCACCGGGCGTGATGAAGTAATCGTGGCGGTTCTGACCGGTCATGGGCTGAAAAGCTGGTACTGA
- a CDS encoding RraA family protein codes for MTEYRRLNIDPVERVQRFKRFYGGLVFDKLYSLGIRESMLSQSIYPLKNDMVIAGFALTVKMHSHADPEEVILERGDRPWGGGPKQRLVMEAITPGAVICIDTGPSSFCAQWGEMSCNLAKRLGATGVVVAGNVRDTRIILQMEDFPVFTMGTTCNARTGWIVNEINTPIFMPGHLKHSLKVFPGDFIFGDLDGVQVIPAEVVDEVMLRCEELLDAETEERKQIRDGMPLGDVYKNYGNL; via the coding sequence ATGACTGAATATCGTCGTCTGAATATCGACCCGGTGGAACGGGTGCAGCGGTTCAAACGGTTCTACGGCGGCCTGGTGTTCGACAAACTCTATTCTCTCGGCATCCGCGAATCAATGTTATCTCAATCCATATATCCTCTCAAGAATGACATGGTCATTGCGGGGTTCGCCCTCACGGTGAAAATGCATTCACATGCCGACCCGGAAGAAGTCATCCTTGAGCGCGGCGACCGTCCCTGGGGCGGAGGCCCCAAACAGCGGCTGGTCATGGAAGCGATCACCCCCGGAGCGGTCATCTGCATCGATACCGGCCCCAGTTCCTTCTGCGCCCAGTGGGGGGAGATGAGCTGCAATCTGGCGAAACGGCTTGGCGCAACCGGTGTTGTTGTCGCCGGCAATGTCCGTGATACGCGGATAATCCTGCAGATGGAGGATTTCCCGGTGTTCACCATGGGCACAACGTGCAACGCCCGCACCGGGTGGATTGTGAACGAGATCAATACTCCCATTTTCATGCCGGGGCATCTCAAACACTCGCTGAAGGTTTTCCCGGGGGATTTCATTTTCGGCGATCTGGACGGCGTCCAGGTGATACCGGCCGAGGTGGTGGACGAGGTGATGCTCCGCTGCGAGGAGCTTCTCGACGCCGAAACAGAGGAGCGCAAACAGATTCGCGACGGGATGCCGCTTGGCGATGTGTATAAGAATTACGGGAACCTGTGA
- a CDS encoding UvrB/UvrC motif-containing protein, with product MNEDIGHLLDSWWYDPEEDIMVRVIRGDDHRPKIQMRIDLGVMQMELDGNPTGDNPEGLESWLEYYEIQQSQYEKSRVDDYFSLSGEDCKKLRREAVHYYYRYLCLMKLEDYSRVVRDTERNLRAFAFVKKYASSEMDRWALDQYRPYVIMMNTRARASLALRQDVESGIVKAVEFFDQGIVKIVGFYKEYSINSELENSMELSILKALKNEFLRISPPSPSYEEELEKAVREERFEDAAILRDKIRQQEEKKESGKKAK from the coding sequence ATGAATGAAGATATCGGACACCTGCTCGATTCCTGGTGGTACGATCCGGAGGAAGACATCATGGTTCGTGTCATCCGCGGAGACGACCACCGCCCCAAGATCCAGATGCGCATCGATCTGGGAGTCATGCAGATGGAGCTTGACGGCAATCCTACAGGGGATAATCCGGAGGGGCTGGAATCCTGGCTGGAATATTATGAAATCCAGCAGAGTCAGTACGAAAAAAGCCGGGTGGACGATTACTTTTCTCTTTCCGGCGAAGACTGCAAAAAACTCCGCCGAGAGGCTGTGCACTACTACTACCGCTATCTTTGCCTAATGAAACTGGAAGATTATTCAAGGGTGGTGCGCGATACAGAACGGAACCTGCGAGCTTTTGCCTTTGTGAAAAAGTATGCTTCGAGCGAGATGGACCGCTGGGCGCTCGATCAGTACCGTCCCTATGTCATCATGATGAATACCCGGGCTCGTGCATCGCTCGCCCTGCGCCAGGATGTAGAGTCCGGCATCGTTAAAGCCGTCGAGTTTTTCGACCAGGGCATTGTGAAAATTGTCGGGTTCTACAAGGAATACAGCATCAATTCGGAATTGGAAAACTCCATGGAGCTTTCCATTCTGAAAGCATTGAAAAACGAATTCCTCCGCATCAGCCCCCCATCGCCGTCCTACGAAGAAGAACTGGAGAAAGCCGTCCGGGAAGAACGGTTCGAGGATGCCGCCATTCTCCGTGACAAAATCCGCCAGCAAGAGGAAAAAAAAGAGAGCGGAAAAAAAGCGAAGTAA